One Paraburkholderia aromaticivorans genomic region harbors:
- a CDS encoding cadmium resistance transporter, whose amino-acid sequence MFSLALLAIAGYTATNIDNLFVLLAFLAEAGDERRRVIAGQYAGSLALIAGSMLLATLLKHLPAGYVGLLGILPIGVGLSKAWERFGPGNAQQKAAARTGTEPPASPRSTGSGHSASAADAANGANQARSAARTIPARPASSWWTVACVAVANGSDNLAVYVPLYASHSHGEGAFISLVFVVMIGLWCAGAVWLVEHPLLGAPIRRYGTALLPLILVMIGVSVITQNDTLRIVFGL is encoded by the coding sequence ATGTTCAGCCTTGCCCTGCTCGCCATCGCGGGTTACACCGCCACCAACATCGACAACCTGTTCGTGCTGCTTGCCTTCCTGGCGGAAGCCGGCGACGAGCGGCGTCGCGTGATCGCGGGGCAGTACGCCGGCTCGCTGGCCCTGATCGCGGGGTCGATGCTGCTCGCCACATTGCTCAAGCACTTGCCGGCTGGCTATGTCGGTTTGCTCGGCATTTTGCCGATCGGCGTGGGGCTCAGCAAAGCGTGGGAGCGCTTTGGTCCCGGCAACGCGCAGCAGAAGGCAGCGGCGCGAACCGGCACCGAGCCGCCGGCATCGCCCAGGTCAACTGGCTCGGGGCATTCGGCCAGTGCAGCTGACGCGGCTAATGGGGCGAATCAGGCGAGATCGGCCGCTCGAACCATCCCCGCACGCCCCGCCTCGTCCTGGTGGACTGTCGCCTGCGTGGCCGTCGCCAACGGTTCCGACAATCTCGCCGTCTATGTGCCCTTGTACGCCAGCCATTCGCACGGCGAGGGCGCCTTCATCTCGCTGGTCTTTGTCGTGATGATCGGGCTCTGGTGCGCCGGCGCGGTATGGCTCGTGGAGCATCCGTTGCTGGGCGCGCCGATCCGGCGCTATGGCACCGCGCTGCTACCGCTGATCCTTGTGATGATCGGCGTCTCGGTGATCACGCAGAACGATACGCTGCGGATCGTGTTCGGACTTTGA
- a CDS encoding glycosyl transferase family 1, which produces MEEPTFSLDHFEQLVYTRQHVKAAIQFIAALALLQQKRGELDGSFLASGIADLPPAEQRKRFCTRLASAASTLFADPTFKLPPECFRLLLTLHEWVGLVFACTPFGNADHVTRHLNPRGPDNAQFLPGDSFIEKLCVLYSTESELELDFAALWAYDKSLAASLALVLLAPVFKGSASAHIKREALMEWLPGKLQQIDDLDDLPTALLHNAYMFCSYADTPRRHEIKRDINALVRRKLDQLGLTDIPAAKLARAKNRKQRGKKPLMVVVLEWFSGAHSIYRTHSLTLEAAREHFEVVAFGFGYAIDDIGRAVFDRFVELEEPEYIGECLKTIRDFAEAEQPDVLYMPSVGMFALTVFMSNLRIAPLQIAGLGHPATTHSDKIDYVSVEEDYAGNPACFSERLMTLPKDGQPYRPSVALPDIVAEIPPSRETLEIVVTASAMKLNPGFLEACREIGERAATPVQFHFMSGVPFGLPLERMRDVIRQALPRAVVHGFHEYADYLARVNRSDLFLSPFPFGNTNGIVDALTLGLPGICKRGPEVFERIDGALFERAGLPSWTTGESVEDYIAAAVRMIDAHDERTALRQRLIDTRAVERCFEGRPQAFAECVLERVRVKQRRRKEQAMA; this is translated from the coding sequence ATGGAAGAACCCACTTTTTCGCTCGATCATTTCGAGCAGCTCGTCTATACGCGGCAGCATGTCAAAGCCGCGATCCAGTTCATTGCCGCGCTGGCGCTCCTGCAACAGAAGCGCGGCGAACTGGACGGCAGCTTTCTTGCCTCGGGCATCGCCGATCTGCCGCCCGCCGAGCAACGCAAGCGCTTCTGCACACGCCTCGCGAGCGCGGCGTCGACCTTGTTCGCCGACCCGACATTCAAGTTGCCGCCCGAGTGTTTCAGATTGCTTCTGACACTGCACGAATGGGTGGGACTGGTGTTTGCGTGCACGCCGTTCGGCAATGCGGATCACGTGACCCGTCACCTGAATCCGCGTGGTCCGGACAACGCTCAGTTTCTGCCCGGCGACAGCTTCATCGAGAAACTCTGCGTGCTCTATTCGACCGAGTCCGAACTGGAACTCGACTTCGCCGCGCTGTGGGCCTATGACAAATCGCTCGCCGCCAGTCTTGCACTCGTTTTGCTGGCACCGGTCTTCAAGGGCTCGGCGAGCGCGCACATCAAACGCGAAGCACTGATGGAATGGCTGCCCGGCAAACTGCAGCAGATCGACGACCTCGACGACCTGCCAACTGCCCTGCTGCACAACGCCTATATGTTCTGCAGCTACGCGGACACGCCGCGACGGCACGAAATCAAGCGGGACATCAACGCGCTGGTGCGCCGCAAGCTGGACCAATTGGGACTGACCGACATTCCCGCGGCAAAACTGGCGCGCGCGAAAAACCGCAAGCAACGTGGCAAAAAACCGCTCATGGTGGTCGTGCTCGAGTGGTTCAGCGGCGCCCATTCGATCTACCGCACGCACTCGCTCACGCTCGAAGCCGCGCGCGAGCATTTCGAAGTGGTGGCTTTCGGCTTCGGCTACGCCATCGACGATATCGGGCGCGCGGTGTTCGACCGTTTCGTGGAATTGGAAGAGCCGGAATATATCGGCGAATGTCTGAAAACGATTCGCGACTTCGCCGAGGCGGAACAGCCTGACGTGCTCTATATGCCGAGCGTCGGCATGTTCGCGCTCACGGTGTTCATGTCGAACCTGCGCATTGCGCCGCTGCAGATCGCCGGCCTCGGCCACCCGGCCACGACTCACTCCGACAAGATCGATTACGTCAGCGTGGAAGAAGACTACGCCGGCAACCCCGCCTGTTTCAGCGAACGTCTGATGACGCTGCCGAAAGACGGCCAACCGTACCGGCCGTCGGTGGCGCTGCCGGACATCGTCGCCGAGATTCCACCGTCACGCGAGACGCTGGAGATCGTCGTCACGGCCAGCGCAATGAAGCTCAATCCCGGCTTTCTCGAAGCATGCCGTGAGATCGGCGAGCGCGCGGCGACGCCGGTCCAGTTTCATTTCATGAGCGGCGTGCCTTTCGGTTTGCCGCTCGAACGCATGCGCGACGTGATCCGCCAAGCGCTGCCGCGCGCCGTCGTGCACGGCTTTCACGAATACGCGGACTATCTGGCGCGCGTCAATCGCTCCGATCTGTTTCTCAGCCCGTTTCCGTTCGGCAATACCAACGGTATCGTCGACGCGCTTACGCTGGGTTTGCCCGGCATCTGCAAGCGCGGGCCGGAAGTGTTCGAGCGGATCGACGGCGCGCTGTTCGAGCGCGCGGGCTTGCCGTCGTGGACCACGGGGGAGAGCGTCGAGGATTACATCGCCGCCGCCGTGCGAATGATCGACGCCCACGACGAGCGCACGGCCTTGCGGCAGCGTCTGATCGATACGCGGGCAGTGGAACGTTGCTTTGAAGGGCGGCCGCAGGCGTTCGCTGAATGCGTGCTGGAACGGGTGCGGGTGAAGCAACGCCGGCGCAAGGAACAAGCGATGGCTTGA
- a CDS encoding DUF3443 domain-containing protein gives MKSARSVYALLLVCAAFAGCGGGGGGTPAAASQTGSAAPGNSPSAASAPVAAAPPATSGASVPQSNTPNVQPIAVTAAPGPTRNMLTTSVTVCQPGTSHCATIDNIQVDTGSHGLRILASALPADLTLAPVASGSGVAGECAVFGGGYTWGAVRSADVRMAGQLAASIPIQTIADPAVPTVPADCAGSGRAMQTVAGLRSNGILGVGLFAADCGSGCVSAALPRWYYSCDASGACLASTQALAQQVTNPVSRFALDNNGVVIDLPAIADAGAASVSGSMIFGIGTQANNTLNGASVLKANSATGYVVTTSGGQTYSQSYVDSGSNGLFFRTSQFPQCGFWYCPASIQAASAAITGTDGASNTVSFAIGNSSALFASSNNAFDNLAGVASSGFGWGLPFFFGRRVYTAIASRETSAGPGPYYAF, from the coding sequence ATGAAATCCGCCCGTTCCGTTTATGCCCTGCTGCTGGTCTGCGCCGCCTTCGCGGGATGCGGCGGCGGTGGTGGCGGCACACCGGCCGCCGCGTCCCAGACCGGCTCGGCCGCACCGGGCAACAGCCCGAGCGCCGCCAGCGCGCCGGTAGCCGCCGCGCCGCCTGCCACCTCGGGCGCCTCCGTGCCACAGTCGAACACGCCGAACGTCCAGCCGATCGCCGTCACCGCCGCGCCGGGTCCGACGCGCAACATGCTGACCACGAGCGTCACCGTCTGCCAGCCCGGCACCAGCCATTGCGCGACGATCGACAATATCCAGGTCGACACCGGTTCGCACGGTCTGCGGATTCTCGCGTCCGCGCTGCCGGCGGACCTCACGCTCGCGCCGGTCGCGTCAGGCAGCGGAGTCGCCGGCGAATGCGCGGTATTCGGCGGCGGCTACACGTGGGGCGCGGTGCGCAGCGCGGACGTCCGCATGGCCGGCCAGTTGGCCGCCTCGATCCCGATCCAGACGATCGCCGACCCGGCGGTGCCCACCGTGCCCGCCGACTGCGCGGGATCCGGCCGCGCCATGCAGACGGTGGCCGGCTTGCGCTCGAACGGCATTCTCGGCGTGGGCCTGTTCGCGGCCGACTGCGGCAGCGGCTGCGTCAGCGCCGCGCTGCCGCGCTGGTACTACAGTTGCGACGCCAGCGGCGCCTGCCTCGCCAGCACGCAAGCCCTTGCGCAGCAGGTGACCAATCCGGTCAGCCGCTTTGCGCTCGACAACAACGGCGTGGTGATCGACCTGCCGGCCATCGCGGATGCCGGCGCGGCCAGCGTATCGGGTTCGATGATCTTCGGCATTGGCACCCAGGCCAACAACACGCTGAACGGCGCCAGCGTCCTCAAGGCGAATTCGGCGACGGGCTACGTCGTCACCACGAGCGGCGGGCAGACTTATTCGCAGAGCTATGTCGACAGCGGCTCGAATGGGCTGTTCTTCCGCACGAGCCAGTTCCCGCAGTGCGGCTTCTGGTACTGCCCGGCGTCGATTCAGGCCGCGAGTGCCGCGATCACCGGTACGGATGGCGCATCGAACACGGTGTCGTTTGCGATCGGCAATTCGAGCGCGCTGTTCGCGTCGTCGAATAATGCCTTCGACAATCTGGCCGGCGTGGCCAGCAGCGGCTTCGGCTGGGGCTTGCCGTTCTTCTTCGGACGACGCGTCTACACGGCCATCGCCTCGCGCGAAACATCGGCGGGCCCGGGGCCTTACTACGCGTTCTGA
- a CDS encoding class I SAM-dependent methyltransferase: MDVMNPQPKNLQARTLRATLATLTATLLLAACAGPSASTSASASASASASPALLDAAISGPQRGDKARARDIYRHPRETLQFFELAPSQSVLEIEPGGGWYTDILAPYLRDHGKLYEAQYDGPQGTPSAEAQANRAAFARKLAATPAVYGHVVVGTLHAGQFSGFPADASVDEVLTFRNIHNWIKDGQIDANLRAFYAALKPGGVLGVEEHRAAPGTSLQQTIDTGYVTEDYVIDHARAAGFELAGKSEVNANPRDTKNYPNGVWSLPPTFEGGDVDRAKYAAIGESDRMTLRFVKPAH, from the coding sequence ATGGACGTCATGAACCCACAACCCAAAAATCTCCAGGCTCGCACGCTTCGCGCCACGCTTGCGACGCTCACCGCAACGCTACTGCTGGCGGCCTGCGCCGGCCCATCGGCCTCGACTTCCGCGTCGGCGTCCGCGTCGGCGTCGGCCAGTCCGGCGCTGCTCGACGCCGCGATTTCCGGACCACAGCGCGGCGACAAGGCCCGCGCCCGCGACATCTACCGCCATCCGCGGGAAACTCTGCAATTCTTCGAACTCGCGCCGTCGCAAAGCGTGCTGGAGATCGAACCGGGCGGCGGCTGGTACACGGATATCCTCGCGCCGTATCTGCGCGACCACGGCAAGCTCTACGAGGCGCAGTACGACGGCCCACAGGGGACGCCATCGGCGGAGGCACAGGCCAATCGGGCCGCGTTCGCGCGCAAACTGGCGGCCACGCCCGCCGTCTACGGCCATGTCGTGGTCGGCACGCTGCACGCCGGCCAGTTCAGCGGTTTTCCGGCCGATGCCAGCGTCGACGAGGTCCTGACCTTCCGCAACATCCACAACTGGATCAAGGACGGCCAGATCGACGCGAACCTGCGCGCCTTCTATGCGGCGCTCAAGCCGGGCGGCGTGCTCGGCGTCGAGGAACACCGCGCGGCGCCGGGCACCTCGCTACAACAGACCATCGACACCGGCTATGTGACGGAAGACTACGTGATCGACCACGCGCGGGCGGCCGGCTTCGAACTGGCCGGCAAGAGCGAAGTGAACGCCAACCCGCGCGACACCAAAAATTACCCGAATGGCGTCTGGTCACTGCCGCCGACCTTCGAGGGCGGCGACGTCGACCGGGCGAAATATGCGGCGATCGGCGAATCGGACCGCATGACCTTGCGCTTCGTAAAACCAGCGCACTGA
- the leuA gene encoding 2-isopropylmalate synthase, whose product MLKNPATKYRSFKPVTLTDRQWPSRTITHPPIWMSTDLRDGNQSLFEPMDAQRKMRMFKTLVQIGFKEIEVAFPSASQTDFNFVRELIEGGHIPDDVTIEVLTQARDDLIERTFESLRGVPRAIVHLYNATAPEFRKIVFNLDQSGVKELAQNAARTMKRVAETMPETQFTFQYSPEVFSGTEIEFAKEVCDAVFDIWQPTPEHKAIVNLPATVEMSTPNIYADQIEWMHRNLARRDSLIISVHPHNDRGTAVAAAELAVMAGADRVEGCLFGNGERTGNVDLVTLALNLYTQGVDPGLDFSNINEVARTAEECTQLPIHPRHPYVGDLVFTAFSGSHQDAIKKGFAVQKPDAVWEVPYMPIDPADLGRTYDSVIRVNSQSGKGGIAYLLEQGYGVVLPRRLQVDFSSAVQRFTDDSGQEVTPAQIWQLFQQEYVQNTAPIHYVGHSLSEREGRESIKLTVDIHGTRRVLSGEGNGPLDALMHAIGVPVRIQHYEERALTQGADARAVAVAEMAGADVVGSAFGVGIDANLVTASIRAVISGVNRAYARVNAQAKESFFEAAMNDATESVGV is encoded by the coding sequence ATGTTGAAGAACCCCGCTACCAAGTACCGCTCGTTCAAGCCCGTCACCTTGACGGATCGCCAGTGGCCGTCGCGTACCATCACGCACCCGCCGATCTGGATGAGCACCGACCTGCGCGACGGCAATCAGTCCCTGTTCGAGCCGATGGACGCGCAGCGCAAGATGCGCATGTTCAAGACGCTGGTGCAGATCGGTTTCAAGGAAATCGAAGTCGCGTTTCCGTCCGCTTCGCAGACCGACTTCAATTTCGTGCGCGAGTTGATCGAAGGCGGCCATATCCCCGACGACGTCACGATCGAAGTCCTGACGCAAGCGCGTGACGACCTGATCGAGCGCACCTTCGAATCCTTGCGTGGCGTGCCGCGCGCCATCGTCCATCTGTACAACGCGACCGCGCCGGAATTCCGCAAGATCGTCTTCAATCTGGACCAGAGCGGCGTGAAGGAACTCGCGCAAAACGCTGCCCGCACGATGAAGCGCGTCGCCGAGACCATGCCGGAAACGCAGTTCACGTTCCAGTACAGCCCGGAAGTGTTCAGCGGCACCGAAATCGAATTCGCCAAGGAAGTCTGCGACGCCGTGTTCGATATCTGGCAACCGACGCCGGAACACAAGGCCATCGTCAACTTGCCGGCCACTGTCGAAATGTCCACGCCGAACATCTACGCGGACCAGATCGAGTGGATGCACCGCAATCTCGCGCGCCGCGATTCGCTGATCATCTCCGTGCATCCGCATAACGATCGCGGCACCGCCGTGGCGGCCGCTGAACTGGCCGTGATGGCCGGCGCGGATCGCGTCGAAGGCTGTTTGTTCGGCAACGGCGAGCGCACCGGTAACGTGGACCTCGTCACGCTCGCGTTGAACCTGTACACGCAGGGCGTCGATCCGGGACTCGACTTCTCGAACATCAACGAAGTCGCGCGCACCGCGGAAGAATGCACGCAATTGCCGATCCATCCGCGTCATCCATATGTCGGCGATCTGGTGTTCACTGCCTTCTCGGGCTCGCATCAGGACGCGATCAAGAAGGGCTTCGCGGTGCAGAAACCGGACGCGGTCTGGGAAGTGCCCTATATGCCGATCGATCCGGCCGATCTCGGCCGCACCTATGATTCGGTGATTCGCGTGAACAGCCAGTCGGGCAAAGGCGGCATCGCGTATCTGCTCGAACAGGGCTACGGCGTGGTGTTGCCGCGCCGCCTGCAAGTGGACTTCAGTTCGGCGGTGCAGCGCTTCACCGACGACAGCGGCCAGGAAGTCACGCCCGCGCAGATCTGGCAATTGTTCCAGCAGGAATACGTTCAGAACACCGCGCCGATTCACTACGTGGGCCACAGCCTGTCCGAGCGCGAAGGACGCGAGTCCATCAAACTCACGGTCGACATCCACGGCACGCGGCGTGTGTTGAGCGGCGAAGGCAATGGTCCGCTCGACGCGTTGATGCACGCGATCGGTGTGCCGGTGCGGATTCAGCACTATGAAGAGCGCGCGTTGACGCAAGGGGCGGATGCGCGCGCGGTGGCGGTGGCCGAAATGGCCGGCGCCGACGTGGTGGGTAGCGCGTTCGGCGTCGGCATCGATGCCAATCTGGTGACAGCATCCATTCGCGCGGTGATTAGCGGCGTGAACCGCGCTTACGCTCGTGTCAATGCGCAGGCTAAGGAGAGCTTCTTCGAAGCCGCGATGAACGATGCCACGGAGAGCGTGGGCGTTTAA
- a CDS encoding L-lactate permease: protein MFHQLLTPVGNSLLPSFLVAALPIIVVLLLLGWARRPAWQASLAGLIVGLIVAILVWQFPVGLAVDAVVAGAVFACWPVMWIVFTAILLYNISQRSGRFAAFRMWMIDNLPNDRRVVLVVIGFSFGALLEGISGFGTPVAITSSLLILLGFPTLEALTFTLIFNTAPVAFGALGVPITVLGAVTHLPADSLAKMVGRQLPFFAFLLPFYVIGVYAGFRNMLRVWPVLLVSGASFALTQFVASNYVNYSLTDVLSSMVSLILTIAFLRVWRPAADPKFAINIDRVGEVRGKIGGGQGWYPWIIVSVVVIVWTVAKIFLIGDVKVPWPGLDKAVFITLYNTPYGAVWDFQPLATGTAILVAALITAAVVKLSPREFGAAIADTWVQTRIAILTVATIVGLAYLMNYSGLTYTLGLGAASVGPFFPLVSAFLGWVAVFLSGSDTSGNALFGNLQVVAANQLNLNPILMAATNSSGGVMGKMISPQNISTGVATTELKGKEGVVFAKTFKHSMLLTVLLGVLVWLQQNFLQWMIPH from the coding sequence ATGTTTCACCAACTACTCACTCCTGTCGGCAATTCGCTATTGCCATCGTTCCTCGTCGCGGCGTTGCCGATCATCGTCGTGTTGCTTCTGCTCGGTTGGGCGCGACGGCCGGCGTGGCAGGCGTCGCTCGCGGGGTTGATCGTCGGCCTGATCGTCGCGATCCTCGTCTGGCAGTTTCCGGTAGGACTCGCGGTCGATGCCGTGGTCGCCGGTGCAGTGTTCGCCTGCTGGCCGGTCATGTGGATCGTGTTCACGGCGATCCTGCTTTACAACATCTCGCAGCGCTCGGGTCGCTTCGCGGCCTTTCGCATGTGGATGATCGACAATCTGCCGAACGACCGGCGCGTGGTGCTGGTGGTGATCGGGTTTTCGTTCGGCGCGCTGCTCGAAGGGATTTCGGGCTTCGGCACGCCGGTCGCCATCACCAGTTCGCTGCTGATTCTGCTCGGCTTTCCCACGCTCGAAGCGCTCACCTTCACGCTGATCTTCAATACCGCGCCGGTCGCCTTCGGCGCGCTCGGCGTGCCGATCACCGTGCTCGGCGCGGTCACGCATTTGCCGGCCGATTCGCTCGCCAAGATGGTCGGCCGCCAGTTGCCGTTCTTCGCCTTCCTGCTGCCCTTCTATGTGATCGGCGTCTATGCGGGCTTTCGCAACATGCTGCGAGTGTGGCCGGTGCTGCTGGTGTCGGGCGCGAGCTTCGCGCTGACGCAGTTCGTCGCGTCGAACTATGTGAACTACAGCCTGACCGACGTGTTGTCGTCGATGGTCTCGCTCATTCTGACGATCGCCTTCCTGCGCGTCTGGAGGCCCGCGGCGGATCCGAAGTTCGCGATCAACATCGACCGTGTGGGCGAAGTGCGCGGCAAGATCGGCGGCGGCCAGGGCTGGTATCCGTGGATCATCGTGTCGGTGGTCGTGATTGTCTGGACCGTGGCGAAGATCTTCCTGATCGGCGACGTCAAGGTGCCGTGGCCAGGGCTCGACAAGGCCGTGTTCATCACGCTGTACAACACGCCGTACGGCGCGGTGTGGGACTTCCAGCCGCTCGCCACCGGCACCGCCATCCTGGTCGCCGCGCTCATTACGGCGGCCGTGGTCAAACTGAGCCCGCGCGAGTTCGGCGCGGCCATCGCCGACACGTGGGTGCAGACGCGCATCGCCATCCTGACGGTGGCGACCATCGTCGGGCTCGCGTATCTGATGAACTACTCGGGGCTCACGTACACGCTCGGCCTCGGCGCCGCCTCGGTCGGACCGTTCTTTCCGCTGGTGTCGGCGTTCCTCGGCTGGGTCGCGGTGTTCCTGTCTGGCAGCGACACGTCGGGCAACGCGCTGTTCGGCAACCTGCAAGTGGTGGCGGCCAATCAGCTGAATCTCAACCCGATCCTGATGGCGGCGACAAACTCGTCGGGCGGCGTGATGGGCAAGATGATTTCGCCGCAGAACATTTCGACCGGGGTGGCGACCACCGAACTCAAAGGCAAGGAAGGCGTGGTGTTCGCCAAAACCTTCAAGCATTCGATGCTGTTGACGGTGCTGCTCGGCGTGCTGGTGTGGCTGCAGCAGAATTTCTTGCAGTGGATGATTCCGCATTGA
- the bamC gene encoding outer membrane protein assembly factor BamC produces the protein MTDLRLTKRFAVMLMAGGLVAGCGTSSPTKIDYKSDSKSKQVSLAVPPNMIDETADQRSLPPQGGETSLSTLKQVQAQAPSANSVVVAPAVTGMHIQRDGTESWLVIDNKAPDQAWAQIRRFWQEQGFLLVVDQRDKGVMETDWNETHAQINEGLIRGTLSKAMGNSYVTSERNKYRTRLEAAPNGGTYVFVSQKGMREALTGTNNDSSTWVAKPNDPGLEQEYLKRLMAALALADSRTKPVDAQNADLSPAGAQTAPNAATAGAKSAAAATAAQNVALSAQQPMPDADANGTEAQLSSTELTLGEPYDRAWLRVGLALDRSNFTVDDRDLTRGLYFVRYVDPKDMTSAEQGFWSQVFHGKKEKVAKQYLVNVRAVTPNQTRVAVVDDKGTIDQSPQAKQIMSLMTDQLH, from the coding sequence ATGACTGATCTTCGTCTTACCAAGCGGTTTGCAGTAATGCTGATGGCAGGCGGTCTGGTCGCCGGCTGCGGCACCTCGTCGCCGACCAAAATCGACTACAAAAGCGACTCGAAATCGAAGCAAGTGTCACTTGCCGTACCGCCGAACATGATCGATGAGACGGCCGATCAGCGTTCGTTGCCCCCGCAGGGCGGCGAAACCTCGTTGTCCACGCTCAAGCAGGTTCAGGCGCAAGCGCCGTCGGCCAATTCCGTGGTGGTGGCGCCGGCGGTCACCGGCATGCATATCCAGCGCGACGGCACGGAAAGCTGGCTCGTCATCGACAACAAGGCGCCCGACCAGGCATGGGCGCAGATTCGCCGCTTCTGGCAGGAACAGGGCTTCCTGCTGGTGGTCGACCAGCGCGACAAGGGCGTGATGGAAACCGACTGGAACGAAACGCACGCGCAGATCAACGAAGGCCTGATCCGGGGCACGCTGTCCAAGGCCATGGGCAACAGCTACGTGACCTCGGAGCGCAACAAGTACCGCACGCGTCTGGAAGCAGCGCCGAATGGCGGCACGTACGTGTTCGTCAGCCAGAAGGGCATGCGCGAGGCGCTGACCGGCACGAACAACGATTCGAGCACGTGGGTGGCGAAGCCGAACGATCCGGGCCTCGAACAGGAATACCTGAAGCGGCTGATGGCGGCGCTGGCGCTGGCTGATTCGCGCACGAAGCCGGTTGACGCGCAAAACGCCGATTTGTCGCCGGCCGGCGCGCAAACAGCGCCGAACGCGGCCACGGCGGGCGCCAAGTCGGCGGCTGCGGCCACGGCGGCGCAAAACGTCGCGCTGTCCGCCCAGCAACCCATGCCGGATGCAGACGCGAACGGCACCGAAGCGCAGCTCTCGTCGACGGAACTCACGCTCGGCGAGCCGTATGACCGCGCATGGTTGCGCGTGGGCCTCGCGCTCGACCGCAGCAACTTCACCGTCGACGACCGCGATCTGACCCGCGGCCTGTACTTCGTGCGCTACGTCGATCCGAAGGACATGACGTCGGCCGAACAGGGCTTCTGGAGCCAGGTTTTCCACGGCAAGAAGGAAAAAGTTGCCAAGCAGTATCTGGTGAACGTGCGCGCGGTAACGCCTAACCAGACGCGCGTGGCCGTGGTCGACGACAAGGGCACGATCGACCAGAGCCCGCAGGCCAAGCAGATCATGAGTCTGATGACCGACCAGTTGCACTGA
- a CDS encoding DMT family transporter, which translates to MNAKNLLQLLILAALWGASFLFIRVGVTDFGVAPLMALRVGIGAAFLAIVLIARRPLRQSATILRTRAFPLLVVGILNSAAPFCLFAYAELTLSAGVTSVINASTPLWGALVGFLWLRDRLSALRTLGLAIGFLGVLMLVWDQIAAPNGTPATPLTTALAAGAALGATLLYGIAANYTKRHLTGVDALTVATGTMTGATIVLLPLAVIYWPAAPISLHAWGSVIALGIACTGVAYMLFFHLIAVAGPARAITVTFVIPIFGILWGALFLGESVSAGMLEGCGVILVGTALATGVIKRLPWIGTRRADS; encoded by the coding sequence ATGAATGCTAAAAACCTGTTGCAGTTGCTGATCCTCGCCGCCCTGTGGGGCGCCTCTTTCCTGTTCATCCGGGTCGGCGTCACCGACTTCGGCGTCGCGCCATTGATGGCGCTGCGCGTCGGCATCGGCGCGGCCTTTCTCGCGATCGTACTGATCGCACGACGTCCGCTGCGCCAGTCCGCGACGATCCTGCGCACGCGGGCCTTCCCGCTGCTAGTGGTCGGCATTCTGAATTCGGCGGCGCCGTTCTGCCTGTTCGCGTATGCCGAGTTGACGCTGTCGGCGGGCGTCACGTCCGTGATCAATGCGAGCACGCCGCTGTGGGGCGCGCTAGTCGGCTTTCTGTGGCTGCGCGACCGGTTGAGCGCGCTGCGCACGCTCGGTCTGGCGATCGGTTTTCTCGGCGTACTGATGCTGGTGTGGGATCAGATCGCCGCGCCCAACGGCACGCCGGCCACACCGCTCACCACCGCGCTCGCGGCCGGCGCCGCGCTCGGCGCCACGTTGCTGTACGGCATCGCCGCCAACTACACCAAGCGCCATCTGACCGGTGTCGACGCCCTGACCGTCGCCACCGGCACGATGACCGGCGCCACCATCGTGCTGCTGCCGCTCGCCGTGATCTACTGGCCGGCGGCGCCGATCTCGCTGCACGCATGGGGCTCGGTGATCGCGCTCGGCATCGCCTGTACCGGCGTCGCGTATATGCTGTTCTTCCATCTGATCGCGGTGGCCGGACCGGCGCGCGCGATTACGGTGACCTTCGTGATTCCGATCTTCGGCATTCTGTGGGGCGCGCTGTTTCTCGGCGAAAGCGTCTCGGCCGGCATGCTGGAAGGCTGCGGCGTGATCCTGGTCGGCACCGCGCTCGCCACCGGCGTGATCAAGCGTTTGCCGTGGATCGGCACGCGCCGCGCCGATAGCTGA
- a CDS encoding DUF2844 domain-containing protein, with protein MPLPTLTPTLAALAIAVAVLCASLDARAELGGVMPSQADASASAPRAVLNGALRVRTLTDAGNTTITEYATNTGQIIAYAWQGPTMPDLRALLGKYADSYRAGAAAATADGNLHVSRVARPDVIVESGGPMRAYAGRAWLPTALPPGVTADDFQ; from the coding sequence ATGCCATTGCCTACCCTCACCCCGACTCTTGCAGCCTTGGCGATCGCGGTCGCCGTGTTGTGCGCGAGCCTCGACGCGCGCGCCGAATTGGGCGGCGTCATGCCGTCTCAGGCGGATGCGAGCGCAAGCGCGCCGCGCGCCGTGTTGAACGGGGCGCTGCGGGTGCGCACGCTGACCGACGCGGGCAACACGACCATCACCGAATACGCGACGAACACCGGCCAGATCATCGCCTACGCGTGGCAAGGCCCAACCATGCCGGATTTGCGCGCGCTGCTCGGCAAGTACGCCGACTCGTATCGCGCCGGCGCCGCCGCGGCGACAGCGGACGGTAACCTGCATGTCTCACGCGTGGCGCGGCCGGACGTGATCGTGGAATCCGGCGGCCCGATGCGCGCTTACGCGGGCCGCGCATGGCTGCCCACGGCGCTGCCGCCCGGCGTCACGGCCGACGATTTCCAGTGA